In Rhineura floridana isolate rRhiFlo1 chromosome 22, rRhiFlo1.hap2, whole genome shotgun sequence, a single genomic region encodes these proteins:
- the LOC133374829 gene encoding ETS translocation variant 3-like: MKAGCPIVEKPEGGGGYHFPDWAYKTESSPGSRQIQLWHFILELLQKEEFRHVIAWQQGEYGEFVIKDPDEVARLWGRRKCKPQMNYDKLSRALRYYYNKRILHKTKGKRFTYKFNFNKLVMPNYPFINIRPTGVVPQSAPPVPTASSRFPFPPLDSHSPTEDAQPSRFSGRSLVPSGQEALNHRGLGEKSSPVPELEGSSPDWRRGLDLLASRNSAAAATATAPGGASHQKRKPDLVLPLFGCSGMYPDPHSPFAVSPLPARGGVLNVPLSPALSLTPTLFSYSPSPGMSPFAAGSSCFSFNPEEMKRYLHSQACSVFNYHLSPRTFPRYPGLIVPPLPRQVPPEDQGQFPIKLQPPPVGRKNRERLESGGRPGASQPAPASPQIKMEPVLDHQECESRDSPERDPAGQEEGGSSPAVLPSQSKEREEGFFVRPVAPSWPVAPLGPPAPAQTNVPADEKPKHEEGSGEKPAREPVEEPVGGPEKREDAVMPPKLRLKRRWNGDRQAEAPEEAPGRKAYWGGHLDTPHIFLAPKAAVDT, translated from the exons ATGAAGGCAGGTTGCCCCATTGTGGAGAAGCCGGAGGGCGGAGGAG GCTACCACTTCCCGGACTGGGCTTACAAGACTGAATCCAGCCCCGGCTCCCGCCAGATCCAGCTCTGGCACTTTATCCTGGAGCTGCTTCAGAAGGAGGAGTTCCGGCACGTCATCGCCTGGCAGCAGGGGGAGTACGGGGAGTTTGTCATCAAGGACCCCGACGAGGTGGCGCGGCTGTGGGGCAGGCGGAAGTGCAAGCCCCAGATGAACTACGACAAGCTGAGCCGGGCCCTCAG ATATTACTACAACAAGAGGATCCTCCACAAAACTAAAGGGAAGAGGTTCACCTACAAGTTCAACTTCAACAAGCTGGTGATGCCCAACTACCCCTTCATCAACATACGGCCCACAG gggTCGTTCCCCAAAGTGCTCCTCCAGTCCCGACAGCTTCTTCCCGGTTTCCGTTCCCTCCGCTGGACAGCCACTCTCCCACCGAAGACGCCCAGCCAAGCCGCTTCTCAGGCAGATCCCTCGTGCCTTCTGGCCAAGAGGCTCTAAATCACCGCGGCCTCGGTGAGAAGTCTTCTCCAGTGCCAGAGTTGGAGGGCAGCTCTCCAGACTGGCGGCGGGGGTTGGACCTCCTGGCCTCTCgcaactctgctgctgctgccaccgccaccgCTCCAGGTGGTGCCAGCCACCAAAAGCGCAAGCCAGACTTGGTGCTTCCTCTCTTCGGCTGCTCTGGGATGTACCCCGACCCACACAGCCCGTTTGCTGTGTCCCCACTCCCGGCCCGCGGAGGGGTCCTGAATGTCCCTCTCTCGCCTGCCTTGTCGCTGACGCCCACCCTCTTTTCGTACAGCCCCTCCCCGGGCATGAGCCCTTTTGCGGCCGGGAGCAGCTGCTTCTCCTTCAACCCCGAGGAAATGAAGCGCTACCTCCACTCGCAGGCCTGCTCCGTCTTCAACTACCACCTGAGCCCTCGGACTTTCCCTCGCTACCCAGGCCTGATTGTCCCACCCCTGCCGCGCCAGGTGCCCCCGGAGGATCAGGGCCAGTTCCCCATCAAGCTGCAGCCCCCGCCTGTCGGGCGCAAGAACCGCGAGCGCCTGGAGAGCGGCGGGAGGCCCGGGGCTTCTCAGCCAGCCCCAGCGTCCCCTCAGATCAAGATGGAGCCTGTCTTGGACCACCAGGAGTGCGAGAGCAGAGATTCCCCAGAGCGGGACCCGGCGGGACAggaggaaggaggcagcagcCCAGCTGTGCTTCCCAGCCAGAGCAAGGAGCGGGAGGAGGGTTTCTTTGTGAGGCCGGTTGCCCCATCTTGGCCCGTGGCACCACTAGGGCCGCCAGCCCCCGCCCAGACCAATGTCCCAGCTGACGAGAAACCTAAGCATGAGGAAGGCTCTGGCGAGAAACCTGCCCGAGAACCTGTGGAGGAGCCAGTGGGGGGCCCAGAAAAGAGGGAGGATGCTGTGATGCCCCCCAAGCTGCGCCTCAAGCGGCGTTGGAACGGCGACCGGCAGGCAGAAGCCCCCGAGGAAGCACCAGGCAGGAAGGCCTACTGGGGCGGCCACCTGGACACCCCACACATCTTCTTGGCCCCCAAGGCTGCTGTggatacatag